From Calditrichota bacterium, one genomic window encodes:
- a CDS encoding phosphatase PAP2 family protein gives MLILFFSKIENSLLWLIFHVTVLAFLLWDRSAYLNRIKKWSVIVLIPLNFTELHYLVHTVHPIDYDNLLIQIDRFMFGTDPTIWMEQFTNPYVTEFLQIIYSTFYFLPIGLGIILAKKKQENDLNFLIFQIVYGFYLSYIGYFILPAIGPRFTLDHLQSFPLTGVWLANDIQILLNTLENSQRDAFPSGHTAMTLLTLYYAQKYHRPYFNFMIPVTSLMLISTVYLRYHYVIDVFAGIGLFYFTVVSGKYLYKYLQKE, from the coding sequence ATGCTAATTCTGTTTTTTTCCAAAATAGAAAATAGCTTGTTATGGCTTATTTTTCATGTCACTGTTCTTGCCTTTTTGTTATGGGATCGATCGGCCTATTTAAACAGAATTAAAAAATGGTCCGTGATTGTTTTAATCCCGCTCAATTTTACAGAACTGCATTATCTTGTCCATACCGTTCATCCAATTGATTATGACAACCTTCTTATCCAAATTGACCGCTTTATGTTTGGCACAGATCCAACAATTTGGATGGAGCAGTTTACAAATCCATATGTAACAGAATTTTTACAGATTATCTATTCAACTTTTTACTTTCTGCCCATCGGTCTTGGAATAATTTTAGCGAAGAAGAAGCAAGAAAACGATTTAAATTTCTTGATTTTCCAAATTGTATATGGATTTTATCTTTCCTATATCGGGTATTTTATTTTACCGGCTATCGGGCCTCGCTTCACTCTTGATCACCTTCAAAGCTTTCCATTAACCGGTGTTTGGCTGGCCAATGACATTCAGATTTTGTTAAACACTTTAGAAAATTCTCAGCGCGATGCTTTCCCCAGCGGCCATACTGCAATGACCTTGCTAACTTTATATTACGCGCAAAAATATCACAGGCCTTATTTTAATTTTATGATTCCTGTTACTTCGTTGATGTTAATTTCAACTGTTTATTTACGCTATCATTATGTAATTGATGTGTTTGCCGGAATTGGACTTTTTTATTTTACAGTTGTTAGCGGAAAGTACCTGTATAAATATTTGCAAAAAGAATAA
- a CDS encoding thioredoxin family protein, which yields MNYSNEFRSAKTVDEYLATLRDQEKLHQLHYKKAEIIGHLPKSDNLKILVITEPWCGDSTAIFPVLLKIFENTSVEIKVALRDENPDLIDQFLTKGGRAIPIFLFLDSNGDLITKFGPRPQKSQAIFEEHRQDISDGIIEKKDVMRKIRTFYAKDRGKAISEELINMLNENLKQLV from the coding sequence ATGAATTATTCAAATGAATTTAGATCAGCAAAAACTGTTGATGAATATTTAGCTACATTGCGTGATCAGGAAAAACTTCATCAGCTTCATTACAAAAAAGCAGAAATAATTGGCCATTTACCCAAAAGTGACAATCTGAAAATATTAGTAATTACGGAGCCATGGTGCGGCGATTCAACAGCAATCTTTCCGGTATTGTTAAAAATATTTGAGAATACATCTGTAGAAATTAAAGTTGCCCTCCGAGATGAAAACCCCGATTTGATAGACCAGTTTTTAACCAAAGGCGGTCGTGCAATTCCAATATTTTTATTTTTAGACTCAAATGGCGATCTGATTACAAAGTTTGGCCCGAGACCCCAAAAATCCCAGGCAATTTTTGAAGAACACCGCCAGGATATTAGTGATGGCATAATCGAAAAGAAAGACGTCATGCGTAAAATCAGGACATTTTATGCAAAAGACCGGGGAAAAGCCATTTCAGAAGAATTAATCAACATGTTGAATGAAAATCTCAAACAATTGGTTTAA
- a CDS encoding AI-2E family transporter: MSETNSTPRFINFAIGAIVLFLAIWVLIIGRAIILPFMIAAFLTFVLDPIITLLIKIKIPRGLAVFITMIISFVILYLIGLLVYSNVQTFVQHFPTYEERLVSLLEGTVSSFEQLIGQQITVELWEEINWLEAIKDFSIASNVVSGVGTFFSFFGKMLIVTVFMAYMLMGKNNLKSKVFKAFPDKQAKRIDDIIDAASGKIQKYLGTKLLVSTITGIISFIIFTIFGLDFAIFWSIVIFLFNFIPNIGSIIASLLPVIFSILQFGTFSTALWLLLVLGILQFIMGNVLEPRLMGYSLNLSPMIVILSLIFWGYIWGVAGMLLSVPILATSAIVFERIDSLKFISVFLKGEV, translated from the coding sequence ATGTCAGAAACCAATTCTACTCCGCGTTTTATAAATTTTGCAATCGGGGCAATTGTTCTTTTTTTAGCAATTTGGGTTTTAATAATTGGCCGCGCTATTATTCTGCCTTTTATGATTGCAGCTTTTCTAACTTTTGTACTAGATCCAATAATAACATTGTTAATCAAAATAAAAATTCCACGCGGGCTTGCTGTTTTTATTACAATGATTATTTCTTTTGTAATTTTATACCTGATAGGCCTGCTTGTTTATTCAAACGTTCAAACTTTTGTGCAGCATTTCCCGACTTATGAAGAACGACTCGTTTCCTTATTAGAAGGCACTGTCAGCTCTTTCGAACAATTAATTGGGCAGCAAATTACTGTTGAACTTTGGGAAGAAATTAATTGGCTGGAAGCAATAAAAGATTTTTCAATTGCCAGTAATGTGGTTTCCGGTGTTGGTACATTTTTTTCCTTTTTTGGCAAGATGCTAATTGTAACGGTGTTTATGGCCTATATGCTGATGGGAAAAAACAACCTTAAATCTAAAGTATTTAAAGCCTTTCCTGATAAACAGGCCAAAAGAATTGATGATATAATTGACGCTGCCAGTGGAAAGATTCAAAAATATCTTGGTACAAAACTTTTAGTAAGTACAATTACCGGTATAATTTCCTTTATAATATTTACAATTTTTGGATTGGATTTTGCCATCTTTTGGTCCATAGTAATTTTCCTGTTTAATTTTATACCAAATATCGGGTCAATAATCGCATCGTTGTTACCGGTAATTTTTTCCATATTACAATTTGGCACATTTAGCACGGCCCTTTGGCTTCTGCTTGTTCTGGGAATTCTTCAATTTATTATGGGAAATGTTTTGGAGCCACGTTTGATGGGTTACTCCTTAAATCTCAGCCCGATGATTGTTATATTGTCTTTGATTTTTTGGGGATACATTTGGGGCGTTGCCGGCATGCTGCTTTCTGTTCCAATTTTAGCAACAAGTGCCATTGTATTTGAAAGAATTGATTCACTTAAATTTATAAGTGTTTTTCTAAAAGGCGAAGTATAG
- a CDS encoding dihydrofolate reductase, with amino-acid sequence MKKFVFLFLLLGMIISCENMDEANDGNSFKYQTEQFADLRIIRYQVPGFEELDLKTKKLLYFLSQAALSGRDIIYDQNFKHNLFVRRTLEAVIENYKGDKNSDDFKNLMIYTKRVWFSSGIHHHYAKSKFKPNFSSDYFSKLVKEIPFESLPANEDESVDDFLARINPIMFDETLYAKSVNLAAGIDLIAESANNYYEGVTQAEVEAFYQKRMNKKDKEPISWGLNSKLIKENGVIKEKVYKVGGMYTEAIEQVVFWLTKAIDVAENDKQKLTLELLIKYYETGDLKIFDEYSIAWVNDTESSVDMINGFIEVYGDALGYRGAYESIIQVKDPIASKRIEAISKKAQWFEDNSTIMEEHKKANVKGIIANVINAVMEAGDAAPSTPIGVNLPNANWIRATHGSKSISLGNIVDAYGESSKSSGSLEEFAWNQEAIDLAKEWGKLAGNLHTDMHEVIGHASGVINDGIGTPKETLKNYSNTLEEARADLVALYFVMDERLVDMGILPNLKPGMAEYNGYIANGLMKQLKRLELGDNLEESHMRNRQLNAKWAYEMGKAENVIERKERDGKTYFVINDYMKLRDLFGQLLREIQRIKSEGDFEAGKNLVETYGVKVDTELHKEVLARYEKLNIAPYGGFIQPKLTAVEENGNIVDVKIEYPDDFTEQMLEYSKKYSFLPTYN; translated from the coding sequence ATGAAGAAATTTGTGTTTCTATTTTTATTGCTTGGAATGATTATTTCCTGCGAGAATATGGATGAAGCCAATGATGGCAACTCGTTTAAGTACCAAACCGAACAATTTGCAGATTTGCGTATTATCCGCTACCAGGTGCCGGGTTTTGAAGAACTGGATTTGAAAACAAAGAAATTACTTTATTTTCTCTCGCAGGCAGCATTGTCTGGCAGAGATATTATTTATGATCAAAACTTCAAACATAATCTATTTGTTCGGCGCACACTTGAAGCTGTTATTGAGAACTATAAAGGTGATAAAAACAGCGATGATTTTAAGAATCTGATGATTTATACAAAACGCGTCTGGTTCTCAAGCGGAATTCATCATCATTATGCCAAATCAAAATTTAAACCCAATTTTAGCTCAGATTATTTTTCAAAGTTAGTTAAAGAAATCCCTTTTGAATCGTTGCCTGCAAATGAGGACGAAAGCGTGGATGATTTTCTTGCGCGTATCAATCCAATCATGTTTGATGAAACTTTGTATGCAAAAAGTGTAAATCTTGCAGCAGGGATTGACCTTATTGCCGAGTCTGCAAATAATTATTATGAAGGCGTGACACAGGCAGAAGTGGAAGCATTCTATCAAAAACGGATGAATAAGAAAGATAAAGAACCCATTTCCTGGGGATTAAACTCCAAGCTTATCAAAGAAAATGGTGTTATTAAGGAAAAAGTATATAAAGTTGGCGGAATGTATACTGAAGCGATTGAACAGGTTGTATTTTGGTTAACCAAAGCGATTGACGTTGCTGAAAATGATAAGCAAAAGTTGACACTTGAATTACTGATAAAATATTATGAAACAGGTGATTTGAAAATTTTTGATGAGTACAGTATAGCGTGGGTAAATGACACAGAATCCAGCGTTGATATGATTAATGGTTTTATTGAGGTTTATGGAGATGCTCTTGGTTATCGCGGTGCCTATGAATCTATCATCCAGGTAAAAGATCCGATTGCTTCAAAACGCATTGAGGCGATTAGTAAAAAGGCCCAATGGTTTGAAGATAATTCTACAATCATGGAAGAGCACAAAAAAGCGAATGTTAAAGGGATTATAGCAAATGTTATAAATGCAGTAATGGAAGCAGGAGATGCGGCACCCTCTACACCAATCGGAGTCAACCTTCCAAATGCAAACTGGATTCGTGCAACACATGGTTCAAAATCCATTAGTTTAGGAAATATTGTTGATGCATATGGTGAATCATCTAAAAGCAGCGGTTCTCTTGAAGAATTTGCCTGGAACCAGGAAGCAATTGATTTGGCTAAAGAGTGGGGCAAACTTGCCGGAAACCTGCATACGGATATGCACGAGGTAATTGGCCATGCTTCCGGTGTTATTAATGATGGCATTGGTACTCCAAAAGAAACATTGAAAAACTATTCCAATACTTTGGAAGAAGCCCGTGCAGATCTTGTAGCCTTATATTTTGTTATGGATGAAAGATTAGTTGATATGGGTATTTTACCAAACTTAAAACCTGGTATGGCTGAATATAATGGCTATATTGCAAATGGTTTAATGAAACAATTGAAACGTCTTGAGTTGGGCGACAATCTGGAAGAATCTCATATGCGCAATCGCCAGTTAAATGCCAAGTGGGCATATGAAATGGGTAAGGCTGAGAATGTAATCGAACGAAAAGAACGTGATGGCAAAACATATTTTGTTATTAACGACTATATGAAGCTTCGCGATTTGTTTGGCCAATTGCTTCGCGAGATTCAACGAATTAAATCTGAAGGTGATTTTGAAGCTGGTAAAAATCTTGTTGAAACTTACGGAGTAAAAGTTGATACAGAGCTTCATAAAGAAGTATTGGCACGTTATGAAAAACTAAATATCGCTCCTTATGGTGGATTTATTCAGCCAAAGTTAACGGCTGTTGAAGAGAATGGAAATATTGTTGATGTAAAAATAGAGTATCCGGATGATTTTACTGAGCAGATGTTAGAATATAGTAAAAAGTATTCATTCTTGCCGACATATAATTAA
- the rfbB gene encoding dTDP-glucose 4,6-dehydratase, which yields MKKVLITGGAGFIGSNLVHYLINNKLAEVINVDSLTYAGNLASLKPIEKNPLYHFEKTDICDTTAINKIFDKYQPDFVMHLAAESHVDRSIDGPSEFLNTNIMGTYNLLEISRNYWEKLNVDKKDNFRFLHISTDEVFGSLGKEGIFTETTAYDPKSPYSASKASSDHLVRAWQHTFGLPTLITNCSNNYGPYQFPEKLIPVIILNALQGKPIPVYGKGENVRDWLFVEDHVSALWKVISEGEIGETYCIGGNNEKQNIDVVNIICNLMDELNEDPKVENHADLITFVKDRPGHDLRYAIDAAKIKNALGWEPQTSFEEGFKKTVKWYLENLEWCSIVLDGKLDLQRLGLKG from the coding sequence TTGAAAAAAGTACTTATTACAGGTGGTGCCGGGTTTATTGGCTCCAACCTGGTGCATTATTTGATTAATAATAAATTGGCAGAAGTTATTAACGTAGACAGTCTGACCTATGCTGGAAACCTCGCCTCACTAAAACCAATTGAAAAAAATCCACTGTATCATTTTGAAAAAACAGATATTTGTGATACCACTGCAATTAATAAAATCTTCGATAAATACCAACCTGATTTTGTAATGCACCTTGCAGCAGAGTCGCATGTGGACAGATCTATAGATGGGCCTTCCGAATTTTTAAATACAAATATTATGGGCACCTATAATTTGCTCGAAATAAGCCGGAATTATTGGGAAAAACTAAATGTTGATAAAAAAGATAATTTTAGGTTTTTACACATATCAACTGATGAAGTTTTTGGTTCTCTGGGAAAAGAGGGCATCTTTACTGAAACAACTGCTTATGATCCAAAATCACCATACTCTGCTAGTAAAGCATCATCCGATCACTTAGTACGAGCATGGCAGCACACATTTGGCTTGCCAACTTTGATAACGAATTGCTCAAACAATTATGGGCCCTATCAATTTCCAGAAAAGCTAATCCCTGTAATTATTTTAAATGCCTTGCAGGGAAAACCAATTCCTGTTTATGGAAAAGGAGAGAATGTTCGAGACTGGCTTTTTGTTGAGGATCATGTTTCGGCCCTATGGAAAGTTATTTCTGAAGGTGAAATCGGTGAAACTTATTGTATTGGCGGAAACAATGAAAAACAAAATATTGATGTAGTAAACATTATTTGCAACCTAATGGATGAACTGAATGAAGACCCAAAAGTGGAAAACCATGCCGACCTTATAACCTTTGTAAAAGACAGGCCAGGGCATGATTTAAGGTATGCAATTGATGCTGCAAAAATAAAAAATGCTTTGGGCTGGGAACCGCAAACATCATTTGAAGAGGGATTCAAAAAAACAGTTAAATGGTACCTGGAAAATTTGGAATGGTGTTCCATAGTTTTAGACGGGAAATTGGACTTACAGCGATTGGGATTGAAAGGATAA
- the rfbA gene encoding glucose-1-phosphate thymidylyltransferase RfbA, translating into MKGIILAGGSGTRLYPVTQTVSKQLLPVYDKPMIYYPLSTLMFAGINDILIITTPEDANQFERLLKGGSQWGINISYAVQPKPEGLAQAFIIGEQFVGNDPVSLVLGDNIFFGHSLPEILTRAAKQQKGATVFGYYVKDPERYGVVEFNDKNEALSIEEKPDKPKSNYAVTGLYFYDNDIVEIAKNIKPSPRGELEITDVNRVYLERGLLNVELMGRGFAWLDTGTHQSLVDATLFIKTIEDRQGLKIGCIEEIAYRNGFIDAAQIEKLADPMKKNSYGEYLLGLLK; encoded by the coding sequence TTGAAAGGAATTATCTTAGCCGGAGGAAGTGGAACAAGGCTTTACCCGGTTACTCAGACTGTCAGCAAACAACTATTACCGGTGTATGATAAACCGATGATTTATTATCCGCTTTCAACATTAATGTTTGCCGGGATAAATGACATTTTAATCATCACAACACCGGAAGATGCAAATCAATTTGAAAGATTATTAAAAGGTGGCAGCCAGTGGGGAATAAACATTTCTTATGCTGTTCAACCAAAGCCGGAAGGTTTGGCACAGGCATTTATTATTGGTGAGCAGTTTGTTGGAAATGACCCTGTCTCTCTGGTTCTTGGAGATAATATTTTTTTCGGGCATTCCTTACCCGAGATTTTAACAAGAGCTGCTAAACAACAAAAAGGCGCAACAGTTTTTGGCTATTATGTAAAAGATCCTGAAAGATACGGAGTTGTTGAATTTAATGATAAAAATGAAGCACTTAGTATTGAAGAAAAACCCGACAAACCTAAATCAAATTATGCGGTCACAGGATTGTATTTTTATGACAATGATATCGTTGAAATTGCTAAAAACATTAAGCCTTCTCCTCGTGGTGAATTGGAAATTACCGATGTAAATCGTGTGTATCTAGAAAGAGGTTTACTAAATGTAGAGTTGATGGGCAGAGGTTTCGCATGGCTGGATACCGGAACACATCAATCATTAGTTGATGCAACTTTGTTTATCAAAACAATTGAAGACAGGCAGGGGCTAAAAATTGGCTGCATTGAAGAAATAGCCTACAGAAATGGTTTTATCGATGCGGCCCAGATTGAAAAATTAGCTGATCCAATGAAGAAAAACAGTTATGGTGAATATTTATTAGGGCTTTTAAAATAA
- the rfbC gene encoding dTDP-4-dehydrorhamnose 3,5-epimerase: MPFIFEKTEIEEVLLVKPKIYNDQRGHFFESYKKSEFIENGIQEEFVQDNCSKSVKGVLRGLHYQVAPFVQGKFVRCINGAVFDVAVDIRRNSATFGKWVGYELSEENNNMLYIPPGFAHGFQALTDIAEVAYKVTAEYSYESERGIMWNDPEINIKWPIKDVLLSEKDTGFPGLNQADLLGD; this comes from the coding sequence ATGCCGTTCATTTTCGAAAAAACTGAAATAGAAGAAGTACTTCTTGTAAAACCCAAAATTTATAACGATCAGCGTGGTCACTTTTTTGAATCATATAAAAAATCAGAATTTATAGAAAATGGAATACAGGAAGAATTTGTCCAGGACAATTGCTCAAAATCCGTGAAAGGAGTATTACGGGGATTGCATTACCAGGTAGCACCATTTGTTCAGGGGAAATTTGTTCGTTGCATTAATGGAGCAGTTTTTGATGTAGCTGTTGATATCCGTAGGAATTCGGCCACTTTTGGCAAATGGGTTGGATATGAGTTGAGTGAAGAGAATAATAATATGTTGTATATCCCTCCAGGGTTTGCCCACGGTTTTCAGGCTTTAACAGACATTGCTGAAGTGGCCTATAAAGTTACAGCGGAATACAGTTATGAAAGTGAACGGGGAATAATGTGGAACGATCCTGAAATAAATATTAAATGGCCTATAAAAGACGTGCTCTTGTCAGAAAAGGATACAGGTTTTCCGGGATTAAATCAGGCAGATTTGTTAGGTGATTAA
- a CDS encoding PAS domain S-box protein, producing MDTFDTSELTAQTDIENLSQKITHLLNAVFYASNDAMLLLDQEASILILNPQAEKVFQCSDIEMRGHSFASFIPEQNKDKFIGLLKHFSLTSSEGNTPLDNMEIAAKRTDGEIFPMEISLSIVNIDGEIFFIATVCDIATRKRTEVEISMLAHAMKSIHEGLAIIDLSGNIIYANEMLYETFNFTSKELKTKNISFLCATAEKNLFDDEIIPATMTSAWEGEITGLKKTGEEFPFAFSTSTISDDSGNPILIICVGRDITEKKQLEDQLRHAQKMEAIGQLAGGVAHDFNNLLIVISGYSNNLLATIDKKNPQYKNIIQINKAADRAASLTRQLLAFSRKQILQPKLININHLIHDMEKMLKRLIGENIILQTRLEDNLDKILADPGQIEQVIMNLVVNARDAMPDGGELTLSTESIEINADNKFYGELGDGEYIAFKISDSGIGIENKIKDRIFEPFYTTKEKGKGTGLGLSTVYGIIEQSGCHITIDSEKNVGTTFTIFIPKSGITVEDIEKEELQIQHKPSVGGEETLLVVEDEEQVRELVIEMLETYGYEVLEANNGKKAIDVYNKNREQISMILTDVVMPEMGGKKLIESLKNFKAGTKVIYMSGYTDNAIDEQGILDPGTEFIQKPFSPFDLLKKVREVLDA from the coding sequence ATGGATACGTTCGATACATCTGAATTGACTGCTCAAACAGATATTGAAAATTTGTCCCAAAAAATTACTCATTTACTCAATGCGGTATTTTATGCTAGTAATGATGCGATGCTTTTGTTAGATCAGGAAGCGTCAATTCTAATTTTAAACCCGCAGGCAGAAAAAGTTTTTCAATGTTCTGATATTGAAATGCGTGGGCATTCATTTGCAAGCTTTATTCCTGAACAAAACAAAGATAAATTTATTGGGCTTCTAAAGCACTTTTCGCTCACCTCATCCGAAGGCAACACACCTTTGGATAATATGGAAATTGCTGCAAAACGGACAGATGGAGAAATATTTCCAATGGAAATTTCTCTGTCAATAGTAAATATTGATGGCGAAATATTTTTTATTGCCACAGTATGTGATATTGCAACTCGTAAGCGAACTGAAGTTGAAATAAGTATGCTTGCCCATGCAATGAAAAGTATCCATGAAGGCCTTGCAATAATTGATCTTAGCGGTAATATTATTTATGCCAATGAGATGCTTTACGAAACTTTCAACTTCACTTCCAAAGAGCTTAAAACAAAAAATATAAGTTTTCTTTGTGCCACAGCTGAAAAAAACCTTTTTGATGATGAGATTATCCCGGCAACAATGACTAGCGCATGGGAAGGCGAAATTACAGGTTTAAAAAAAACAGGTGAAGAGTTTCCATTTGCCTTTTCAACATCAACGATTTCCGATGATTCCGGCAATCCAATCCTTATAATTTGCGTTGGTCGTGATATAACGGAGAAAAAACAGCTTGAGGACCAGCTTAGACACGCACAAAAAATGGAAGCGATTGGTCAACTTGCAGGCGGCGTAGCTCATGATTTTAATAATTTATTGATTGTGATTTCCGGATACAGCAACAACCTTCTTGCCACAATTGACAAAAAGAATCCTCAATACAAAAACATTATTCAAATTAATAAAGCTGCAGACCGGGCAGCATCATTAACCCGCCAGTTATTAGCTTTTAGCCGAAAGCAAATTCTGCAACCGAAATTAATCAATATAAACCATCTTATTCATGATATGGAAAAGATGCTAAAAAGATTAATTGGTGAAAACATAATTTTGCAAACTCGTCTAGAAGATAACTTAGACAAAATCTTAGCCGATCCTGGCCAGATCGAGCAGGTTATAATGAATCTTGTAGTAAATGCAAGAGATGCAATGCCTGATGGCGGAGAATTAACACTATCCACTGAAAGCATCGAAATTAACGCAGACAACAAATTTTATGGAGAACTTGGAGACGGAGAATATATAGCTTTTAAAATATCCGATAGTGGAATTGGAATTGAAAATAAGATTAAAGACCGCATTTTTGAACCTTTTTATACAACTAAAGAAAAAGGTAAAGGTACAGGACTTGGATTATCTACAGTTTACGGTATTATTGAACAAAGTGGTTGCCACATAACTATAGACAGCGAAAAGAATGTTGGAACTACCTTCACAATTTTTATCCCTAAATCTGGAATTACTGTTGAAGATATAGAAAAAGAAGAGCTGCAAATACAGCATAAACCAAGTGTTGGTGGAGAAGAAACCCTTCTTGTAGTAGAAGATGAAGAACAGGTTCGCGAACTTGTTATCGAAATGCTGGAAACATATGGTTATGAGGTATTAGAAGCCAATAATGGTAAAAAAGCTATTGATGTTTATAATAAAAACAGAGAACAAATTAGTATGATTTTGACAGATGTAGTAATGCCAGAGATGGGTGGAAAAAAACTAATTGAAAGCCTTAAAAATTTCAAAGCCGGGACAAAAGTGATTTATATGTCCGGTTATACAGATAACGCAATTGATGAACAAGGAATTCTCGATCCTGGAACTGAATTTATTCAGAAACCATTCTCACCTTTTGACCTTTTAAAGAAAGTCCGCGAAGTTTTAGATGCATAA
- a CDS encoding transglycosylase SLT domain-containing protein, producing MVLLAINFQLVLGQDQDSSETKSEILNELNYGLKKMLLMLKKGEKDSAGVWFKENYFELHKHNLLTDSIITTLARENDKTIKNDLSNKYAAKDSLIDNELHFFIVNELQSIAIELGERPETILPESFIKEVEKYVIMFSQKQKFHAFFQKAINKSRKYVPLFREHFTEKGFPEELLFFIIIESGFDENAISKAGAAGMFQFMPATARQYGLEVSKKSDQRFSAIKSAEASSQYLKDLYLELGSINLALTSYNSGSGKTRSALKELTTLHERGFWAIREKSKKLAKETREYIPQIFAAIVIAKTGNPEKFGFKDPGFPVRGDYSTFIIPRSINIKKLTESLNISSEIFFSLNPDIDSNKLTTPMDVADYPLFVPTVTAERCLEFLRKKFGPKKFDGSEPVNVKQTNVPLKKKRKSNTKKRKVGYNPNFVKKTEVYNIGEEFIYYVKRANTLHLVARIFGVSEKELVKWNSLKFKSLKKGQSLKIKAPKKITKYIYEVQEKTSYRNIALQFNVNANSLKKTNNIKGQFIEKNDIVEIYSFK from the coding sequence TTGGTTCTTCTAGCAATTAATTTTCAATTGGTTTTGGGTCAAGATCAGGACAGTAGCGAAACAAAGAGTGAAATCCTTAATGAATTGAATTATGGTCTAAAAAAAATGTTACTTATGCTTAAAAAAGGTGAAAAGGATAGTGCCGGGGTTTGGTTTAAAGAAAACTATTTTGAACTGCATAAACATAATCTTCTGACAGATTCTATAATCACTACCTTGGCGAGAGAAAATGATAAAACAATTAAAAATGATTTGTCCAATAAATATGCAGCCAAAGATAGTTTAATAGATAATGAGCTTCATTTCTTTATTGTGAATGAATTGCAATCCATTGCGATTGAACTTGGAGAACGTCCAGAAACAATCTTGCCTGAGAGTTTTATAAAAGAAGTTGAAAAATACGTAATCATGTTTTCCCAAAAGCAAAAGTTTCACGCATTTTTTCAAAAAGCTATTAATAAATCAAGGAAGTATGTTCCTTTATTTCGAGAACATTTTACAGAAAAGGGATTTCCGGAAGAATTATTATTCTTTATTATTATTGAATCGGGATTTGATGAAAATGCGATTAGTAAAGCCGGGGCAGCTGGGATGTTTCAATTTATGCCGGCCACTGCAAGACAATATGGTTTAGAAGTTAGTAAGAAAAGTGACCAGCGCTTCTCCGCAATTAAAAGTGCGGAAGCATCTTCCCAATACTTAAAAGATCTCTATTTAGAATTAGGCAGTATAAACCTTGCTCTTACTTCATATAATTCTGGATCTGGTAAAACCAGGTCAGCTTTAAAAGAATTAACCACACTACACGAGAGGGGCTTTTGGGCTATTCGGGAAAAAAGCAAAAAGCTTGCTAAAGAAACCAGGGAATATATTCCTCAAATTTTTGCTGCAATAGTAATTGCAAAAACGGGTAATCCTGAAAAATTTGGCTTTAAAGATCCTGGCTTTCCTGTTCGTGGGGATTATTCTACTTTTATTATACCTCGATCAATAAATATAAAAAAACTTACTGAATCATTAAATATTTCTTCGGAAATCTTCTTCTCTTTAAATCCTGATATTGATTCCAATAAGCTAACTACACCTATGGATGTTGCGGATTATCCATTGTTTGTGCCAACTGTGACAGCTGAAAGATGCCTGGAGTTTTTACGGAAAAAATTTGGACCAAAAAAGTTTGATGGTTCAGAGCCTGTAAATGTGAAACAGACCAATGTACCATTAAAAAAGAAAAGAAAATCAAATACAAAGAAAAGAAAAGTTGGTTATAACCCAAACTTTGTAAAAAAGACAGAAGTTTATAATATCGGTGAAGAGTTTATTTATTATGTCAAAAGGGCAAATACTCTACATCTTGTTGCCCGGATATTCGGAGTATCTGAAAAAGAATTGGTTAAATGGAATTCACTTAAATTCAAGTCATTAAAAAAAGGCCAATCACTAAAAATAAAAGCTCCTAAAAAAATCACAAAATATATTTATGAGGTTCAGGAAAAAACATCTTATAGAAATATTGCCCTTCAATTTAATGTTAATGCTAACTCATTAAAAAAAACTAATAATATCAAAGGGCAGTTCATAGAAAAAAATGATATCGTGGAAATATATTCATTCAAATAA